The genomic DNA CCATCGCCAAGTATGGGGTCAAGCTCGAGTACCTGATCGGGACCATGATCGAGCTGCCGCGCGCCGCCGTCACGGCCGACAAGATCGGGGCCGAGGCCGACTTCTTCAGCTTCGGGACCAACGACCTGACCCAGACCACCTTCGGGTTCTCCCGCGACGACACCGCGAAGATCATCCGCCATTACCAAGACCACGCCATCTACGAGAAGGACCCCTTCCAGGTCCTGGACCGCGGTGGAGTGGGCCAATTGGTCAAGATGGGTGTGGAGAAGGGCCGGAGCGTGAAACCCAAGCTCAAAGTGGGGATCTGCGGAGAGCATGGGGGAGACCCCAATTCGGTCGAGTTCTGCCACATGGTGGGGCTCAACTATGTCTCCTGTTCGCCTTACCGGGTGCCCATCGCCCGTTTGGCCGCGGCCCAGGCCGCGATCCGTCATTCGGGGAAGGGCAAGGAATATTCCTCGAAGTAAGTCCGCAGGTTGAACCTTTAAGGAGCGGGGACCACCCCGCTCCTTTTTTGTTTAAAGGGCTTTAACCCGCGCTCCTGAGGGTTTCCGAAAGCCTCTTTTGAGTTTATCGAAAATCGTTTTGTGTTATATTAGCCGGGCTTTTTAAGGCTTTTCGTCGGCGGTTCCGGGGGGCGTCCCCTCCGGTCTTTTCGCGGCCCAGACCTAATTGAACGTTCGGCTATCCCAGATCCCGGGGTTTTCATCCGATCCATGAAAAAAACGAAACTCTTTTTGTCCCTTGCCTTCTTCGCCGCCGCCATCGCCCTCCACGCCGATACCCAGGTCCCGTCCTCCATCAACACCGATACCCAATGGGAGGCGTCGGGCAATCCCTACATCATCCAGGGCAAGGTGACTGTCGCCAAGGGCGCCACACTCCATATCGGCCCCAATGTGCGGGTCCAGTTCCGGGGTCCGGCGGGCCTGGAGGTGGACGGCACCCTTAATGCGGAGGGTTCCGCCGCGGCCCCGGTGGTCCTGGACATGACCGAGGGGGGCCTGAAAAGCGAATTGTTCCTCAATGGGGCGACCGCCCTTTTGACCAACGTCCGGGTGCTCGGCGGCGTTTTCCTGGTCCAGGATACCCAGCTCCATCTGCAATGGTTCGAGATCACCAAAGGGAGCGGCCTCTATCTGCGGGGCGCCACCACGGCCAATGTCAAGAACGGGAAGATCTACGGGAACGCGACCGGTTTGGTCCTGGATGGCACCATCCAGGGAACCTTCCAGTTCAACACCCTGACCCAGAACACCTACGGTCTTTTCCTGAAGAACTTCTCCTATGTTTCGTTCACCTATAACAGCGTCCATGACAACGACAAGGATGTGGTGAACAGCTCCACGACCACCGCCCCCTTGGGCGGGAACTATTGGGGCAACATGGACGAGAAGACCATCCTGTCCAAGACCCAAGGGCCGGTCGATCTCGAACCCGTCCGGGACCTGAAAGAGATCCTGCGCCGATACATCCGGACCCAGCTTCCCACCATCACGAAGGAACAAGAAAAGGCCCTGAAGGATCGGGAAAAGAAGCAGGCTGAATCCGAAGCCGCCAAGAACCCGACCCCCGAGCCCGCCGTTGCTCCCGAAACACCCGCGGCTCCCGCTCCTGAAGCTCCGGCCGAAACGACCCCCGAGGCACCAGCCGCCCCGGAAGCCGCACCGGCCCCTGAGGAAACTCCGGCCGCCCCGGAGGCTTCCTCGGCTCCCGCAGGCGTGGCACCGGTCAAGGATCTGCCGGCCGCACCCCACAAGTTGAAAACCCTGACCTTGCCGGCCGACCAAGGCGATCTTTCCAAGATCCCGGGCCATGTCCCAGGTCCTTCCGAGAAACCCGTGGCCACTGTCGGCCCTGAAACAGTGGGCGCCCCGTCCGCCGCGCCGGAAGCACCCGCACCCGCCGCCGCTCCAGAAGAATCCCCGGCCCCGCCGCCCATGCCCATGGGCTCGGAAACGGCTCCGCCTCCCCCGGCCGAGAGCGGGACCTTGTCCCCCGTCGGATCGGAATCTGGGACCATGCCTCCCCCGCCGCAGATCGACGTGACGGCTCCGCCCGATCTGGATGGCAACTCGGCGTCCCCTTCAACCCCACCGCCTCCTCCGCTCCCCGCTTCAGCGGCCGAGACCGCGGCTCCGACTCCCGTGGTTGAGACCGTTCCTTTGGCCCCTCCCCCGGTGCCCCAGAGCAGCGTGGCGCCTTCGGATAATGTGAGCGTTCCCCCGCCGCCGGCCCTGAATGAACAAATGGCCCCTTCGGTGGCTCCGGCTCCGCCGTCGGCACCCCCGACCCCTGCCCCGACCCCGGTGCCCACGGTCAGTGCGGAGGATCAACAGAAAGCCTTGGAATCCCTGGATGGTGTGAGCGGGGATATCGACGGGATGCAGGCGCCTCCCTTGGACTTGAACCTGGACCTGGCCCCTTCCGACAAGGCGGGGAACAACAAGACCGGTCTAACCCTCCCTCCTATGAAGGACAGTAATGTGGCACCCCCGAAGGACTTGGACCTTCCCCCGACGGACGACAGCGGTACCTTGACCCCGGCCAAGTAAGGTCGGGTTTTAATTCTCCGAGCGCTCCGTTATCATTTGCTTGAAACCCTTTAGGTCCTGAACGCCCTTCCTCTATCTTTAAACCTTTCCGAAGCGAGGGAACCATGCCCATTCAAGTCGCCCTTTTTTCCATCGGTGAGAAGTACACGGCTCCCGGGGCCAAGGATGAGGCGGGGGATATCCTGAACGCTTCCTGTCTCAAGATGGGCTGGGAAGTGGTGGCCCGCATGCCTTTGAGCGGTGAGGAACAGGAATTGGCGGGCCAACTGGTCCAGACGGCCGACAGCGGGACGGTGGACATCCTCTTCACCATCGATGGGATCGGTTGCGGCGCCCAGGATCGGGTGCCCGAGGCCATGTACCAGGTCTGTGAAAAATGGATCCCGGGCCTGCCCGAGCTCATTCGCAACAAGGCCTACGAGAAGACCCCGTTGGTGGCCCTGACCCGGGGCGTGGCGGGTATCCGGGGAAAGACCCTGGTCCTGAACCTGCCGGGTTCGCCGACGGCGGTGAAGGACTCGATGGATATCCTTCGGCCGGTCCTCCGCCTAGCGGTGGACCATATCAAAGGTCACGGCGCTGGCTGAAGGAGCCCCTTTGGGAAGGACACTGGCCTTTCTCGCGGTCCTGCTCTCCCTCTCCGCCGGGCTTCAGGCCCGGACAGCCCTCAAGCACACCAAAGGTTCGCCCTTGCGCTCCCTTCATGCCCTGGAAAAAGATCTCGACTACGTCGACCTGTCGGCCTTTCCCCACGTGCGTATCAAGCTCAAGTACGCCACGACCGACAACTTTATGGGCCTCAACATGTATGGCCCCTTCCGAAAGGCCTTCCTACATAAGGACGCGGCCGCCATGTTCCGCCGGGCGGTGAACCTGCTCCAGAAGGAAAGGCCGGGTTATTCCTTCGTTGTCTTCGATGCCCTGCGTCCCCATTCGGTGCAATGGATCATGTGGGACCGGGTCAAGGACACCCCCGAACGTAAATACGTTGCCAACGCCGAGATCGGTTCCCCTCATAATTTCGGGATGGCCATCGACCTGAGCGTTTTGGATGAAAAGGGCAGGGAATTGGATATGGGGACGCCCTTCGATTCCTTCTCGGAGGTGTCCGAACCGAAATTGGAGCAGAGGTTCTTGGAGGAAGGGAAGTTGACGAAAGGCCAGATGGAGAACCGTCTTATCCTGCGCCGGGCCATGACCGGGGCGGGCTTTCTGCAGCTTTCCCATGAATGGTGGCACTACAACGGTCTGCCCGAACCGGAGATCCGCAAGAAATATAAGATCGTGGAATGACCCGGCCGGATGACCGGATCAGAAACCCTCGTCGGGGTAGGCTTCCTGGGAGACCGGGGCGGTTTTGGCGGGTTCCTCCTCCTCGGGGGTTGTATTGGGGGTCGCGCTCTTGACCATCGCCGGGGCACCCATTTCTAAAAGGTCGCCAGCGGGTTGGCCCGCGCCGTTATCGTTCGAAGAGGAATCAAGACCGTTGAGGGTCGCACCGCCCGTATGCAGGTTGCAGAGCCGGGTCGGGGCCGTTTCCTTCCGGAAGATCTCGTCCCTGGTCCGGGGACAGAAGGCGCTGGCCAAAAGTCCGCTATCCAGGCAGATCTTCTTGTGCACGAAATCGGCCTCGGTTCCCTTGGGAGGCTGGAAGTCCTCCACCGGTTTGCCTTCCATGGCCACTTTCATGAATTCGGCCCAGATCGGGGCCGCGGCCTCACCACCCGTTTGCCGGTGGCCCAGGCTTTGGCGTTCGTCATAGCCCACCCAAACCCCGCAGGTCAGGCTGGGTGTGTAGCCGATGAACCAGGCATCCACATTGTCGTTGGTGGTCCCGGTCTTGCCCGCCGCCGGGTAGGTGAACCCGAGCCGGCGGACGATACGCCCGGTCCCGTTATCCACGACGTCCTTCATGGTATGGGCCATGATGTAGGCCACCTCGGGGTCCAGGGCGTCCTGGGCAGAAGGGGTGTTGGTCTCCAGGACCTTGCCGGAAGAGTCCTTGACCGAAAGAATGGCGAAGGGTTCGACCCGGACCCCCTGATTGGCGAAGACCGAAAAGGCCTGGA from bacterium includes the following:
- a CDS encoding right-handed parallel beta-helix repeat-containing protein, which encodes MKKTKLFLSLAFFAAAIALHADTQVPSSINTDTQWEASGNPYIIQGKVTVAKGATLHIGPNVRVQFRGPAGLEVDGTLNAEGSAAAPVVLDMTEGGLKSELFLNGATALLTNVRVLGGVFLVQDTQLHLQWFEITKGSGLYLRGATTANVKNGKIYGNATGLVLDGTIQGTFQFNTLTQNTYGLFLKNFSYVSFTYNSVHDNDKDVVNSSTTTAPLGGNYWGNMDEKTILSKTQGPVDLEPVRDLKEILRRYIRTQLPTITKEQEKALKDREKKQAESEAAKNPTPEPAVAPETPAAPAPEAPAETTPEAPAAPEAAPAPEETPAAPEASSAPAGVAPVKDLPAAPHKLKTLTLPADQGDLSKIPGHVPGPSEKPVATVGPETVGAPSAAPEAPAPAAAPEESPAPPPMPMGSETAPPPPAESGTLSPVGSESGTMPPPPQIDVTAPPDLDGNSASPSTPPPPPLPASAAETAAPTPVVETVPLAPPPVPQSSVAPSDNVSVPPPPALNEQMAPSVAPAPPSAPPTPAPTPVPTVSAEDQQKALESLDGVSGDIDGMQAPPLDLNLDLAPSDKAGNNKTGLTLPPMKDSNVAPPKDLDLPPTDDSGTLTPAK
- a CDS encoding molybdopterin-binding protein → MPIQVALFSIGEKYTAPGAKDEAGDILNASCLKMGWEVVARMPLSGEEQELAGQLVQTADSGTVDILFTIDGIGCGAQDRVPEAMYQVCEKWIPGLPELIRNKAYEKTPLVALTRGVAGIRGKTLVLNLPGSPTAVKDSMDILRPVLRLAVDHIKGHGAG
- a CDS encoding M15 family metallopeptidase; the protein is MGRTLAFLAVLLSLSAGLQARTALKHTKGSPLRSLHALEKDLDYVDLSAFPHVRIKLKYATTDNFMGLNMYGPFRKAFLHKDAAAMFRRAVNLLQKERPGYSFVVFDALRPHSVQWIMWDRVKDTPERKYVANAEIGSPHNFGMAIDLSVLDEKGRELDMGTPFDSFSEVSEPKLEQRFLEEGKLTKGQMENRLILRRAMTGAGFLQLSHEWWHYNGLPEPEIRKKYKIVE